CGCTGAGCATGTACTTGTTGCAGAGGTAGTCAACGAATTCCGACAGGTCAGATGGGGGTTTCTCCATTTTTGTCTCCAACTTTGGCTCTACTGAAGAAGTTACGTTGGATATCTTTGCCCTCATTACCTCCTCCTCTTTGGCCTTTTCCTCCTTCAGCGCGTAGTTCAGATATGCCCATGTAACGCCAAAACCGAGCAACCCGCCCGAAACTACTGCGAGAACCTCGTACACCATACCATCACCTTAAAAATTTTGCAATCCCATCCAGATCAGCTTTCTCAAGCTGCTCCGCAAACTCAAATGCCTCCTCGATAGAAGAGAGGTCAACCTTCTTTGCCTCCTTTGCAACTCTTCTTAGGAGAATTTTTGCCGCTCCTATGTGTTTCCTGTCAACCTCGACGAGTCCTGAAACGCTGTTGCTCTCGAAGTACAGAGCTTCGCCGTTGAGGATGAGCACGGCATTTTTGAACTCGTTTTCAATCAAAATTGAGAACAGCTCCCTGTATTCCGCTGGAACGTCTCCGTGCTCCCTCAGCTCTTCACCCGTTTTAAGGAGATAGGATTTTATCATAAACCTCTACCTCCACCTTCCTAAGCTCGCTCATTACGTTATCCGACCTTGCAGGAAAGCAGATGAAAACCTCACCATGCTTTATCGCAATTATTCTTCCACCTTCATGCTCAAAAAACCCAACTTTGAATTTTTCGGGTAAGAAGGGTATTACTTTTGCTATTTTTTCAATCAGCTTCACCTCCTCATCGCTGAGAAGGTAGCTTTCGATAATTTCACCATCCTTTACTAAGCATGAACCTGTGCCTAATACAGAGTAAATTTTTTCCAACATTAACAAAAAATGTGATAAAAAGTATTTAAATTTTCCTCATACTCATGCTCATGTGGTATTTTTGATGTTGTTTATTGCAGCCGAAATTCTGGCCTCTATTCCCTCAGTGAGCATCAGGAAGGCTGGAACCACTGTTAGTGCTGCCAGAAGCGAAAACAGGATTGCCACGAGGGCAATGAAGCCGAAGTTCTGCATTATCGGGAAGGTTGAGAACATCAGCGAGCCAAATCCACCTGCCATCGTCAACGCTGAGGTTGTTATGGCCTTTCCAGTCCTTTCAATGGTTCTTCTCACCGCCTCAACTGGAGAAAATGCTGCTCTCTCCTCGAAGTACCTCTCAAGGACGTGGATGGAGAAGTCTATGCCAAGGCCGAGAGTGATGGAGTTCAGGGCGATGCTTATCATCGTCTGCTTTGTTCCCGTCAGAAACATGATGGTGTTCATCGCACCTATTACGGAGGTGATGGCTATCAGAGGAACAACAGCCTTTCTTATGGAGCGATAAACTGCGAGGAGAAGCATGATAATTAAAGCGTAAGCAACAACAGTCATCGTGGTCTGGCCTGAGGTCATGAGCCTTCCCATTTCCCCGTAAATGACGGGGCCACCCGTAACGTAGTATCCCCCACTCCAGCCGAAGAACTCAACATCCCTGACAATGCTTTTGTGGGTTGAGATGTACTCATCCTGACTGTCAGCGTTTGAGGAGAAGTGAACCGCTATCTGCCCCCCTGAGATGTACCTGCTAACCTCCTCCTGTGGTAAGGCGGAGAGAATTTGCATTAGCTCGGCATCGCTTTCTGGCAGACCTTCAAAACCGTAGGCCTTTCTAACTTCAGAAATGAGCTTTGTTATGGAGCTGTAGTCGTAAATGAGCTCCTCCTTTTCGACAATGTACTTTGAGAGCTCGTCTATCTCCTTCAGAGTTTCAGCGTTTAGCTCATCAACTTCCAGAACGAGAGTGTAGGTTGCCTGCCCCCCGACGAGTCTTTCAATCTCCTTAAACCTCTGCATCGCCGTCAAATCCTGCGGAACGTACTTGTTGTAGTTCGTCTCAAGGCCAATTTGGGGGGCTGCGTAAAGTCCAAAGAGAACGATGATGGATGCAGCAACAAGTATTCCCACAGGCCTTGTGGCTGTAAGAGTTGAGATTGCGGACAAGCTCCTCTCCAGCGTGCCAACAGACTTCTCTTCTTCCCTCTTCTGCTCCTTGGCATCATTCCAGTGGTCTATTAGCTTCAGAACGGCAGGAAGGAAGGTCAGGGTTAGGAGGTAGGCAACGATGAGGCCGAGAGAGGATATGATGCCGAACTGGGCCATAGCGGGCATTCCGGGAGCGAGCATGGACATGAAGCCTATAACTGTGGTTATTAGCGCCATCACAATTGCCAGTCCAGTTCTCGTGATGGATATCACAACTGCATCGTCAACATCACGCCCCTCCCTCCTCTCTTCCTCGTAGCGGTTCTGAAGCTGCGCTCCGTACTCAATGGCAAGGCCGATGAGCATGGGCAACGCTCCGTTGGTGTGCTCCGAAAGAGGGATGCCGAGGATGGGCATGAGACCGTAAACAACGGTGACGGACATTACTGAAATTACGAGTGGCAGAAAGGCGGTGTACTTCTTCCTCACAGCACCGCTGAAAGTTAGGAAGAGGAGCAGAACCATCAGAATTATCGAGACCATCATTGTGATGCCAAAGCTTTTGCCAATCTCCCTCTCAATCTGGTAGCTCAATGCTGGCCCACCGGTGAGCTGAAGAACGAGGCCGTGGGGTGGGTTCGTGAAGCTTATGACCTTCTCCACCTCAATGGCAATCTCCTCCTGTTTTGTATCATCCGCCGTGCCGAGCTGTATAATCATCATGGCGAGGGTTGGCTTTGGAACGAGGTCAGAAGCATAGAGGCTTGTGGCGATGGAGATTTTGGACTCATCTGACGGCAGACCACCGTAAAGAGAAGAGACGATTGAAGCTGGCGATACAACGCTGCTGACACCCTCAATTTCCTCTATTCTTTTTTGAAGGTCGAGGAGGTACTGGTAAACTTCCGAATTTACCACGTCGTCTCCCTTAATTAAAACAAAGAGCTGGTCTGCGCCAACACCAAAGTCCTTCTGGTAGAGCTTGTACTGTCTGTAGATGACATTGTCCTTGCTGAACATCGATTCGGTGCCTGAAGTAAGGCCGACATTCTGTGCTGAGAAGGCGGAGAGAATTAAAATTATGGAGATGATGGAAATGACGAATCCCGGCCTTCTGGCTATGAACCTCGCAACTCTGTCCAGCAGCTCTGCGAACATCCCTTACCTCCACCGCTTATCTTCTCTTCAGGTAAACTGCAATAGCTGCGATTACTATTATCGCTATTACTGCGTAAAGCATGTAAGGCGGCTTGGCGGGAGTAACGTTTATTATGGCCTTTGCGGGCTCGCTGTAGGCCCACTCTCCCTCGGCATCCTTGTATTTAACCTCCAGATTGAGAGCGTAGAGCTTGGGCGTCGCATCGCCATCAACTGAAATTTTGAAGGTTGCGTTTGCAGCCTCACCGGGCTTCAAATCGCCGATGAAGGCTGAGTCATCGGTGGAGGAGAAGGGGTCGACGATTGTTATTCTGGCAGTAGCGTCTCTGACTTCAAACTCGCCCACGTTCTTTATCACGAAGGTGACGACCTTCTCCTCACCAGCAGCGATGCTTGGCTGCCCCACAACTTCAAACTCCATCTTGGGGTTTACCTTCACTCCAATCCTTACTGGGTCAAGCTCAACGTACTCATCCATTGATCTGTAAACCAAGGTTATGTCCGCCGGATAGGTGACGGTTCGCCTCGCTCGATGCCTTTAGCTTGAAAACTGCCTTGAACTCCTCACCAGCCTTTATCTCGCCAACGTAGTACTCAGAGCTGAGAACTGAGAGGGGTGATGAGGCAGAGATTCTCACGCTGGCATCCTTAAGGTCGGTGTCGCTGAGAAGCGTTACCTCCACCTCCCCCTTGGCGTTCACGTAAACTCTGCTTTCAGTGCTCTTCACAGTGATTTCAGGGGCATCCCTCACCTCTACACCGAAGGTTGTGGAGTCGCTCTCTGTTAGCTTACCAAATTCGTCCAGATAGACGGCCTTAATCTGGAGAGGATAGGTTCCGCCATCCTTCACGTTGATTTTCAGGTAGAAGGTGGCGTTTGCCGCATCTCCTGGTTTAAGGTCGCCGACATAGTAGGCAGCCTTCGCTGATGAGACTGTTGTAGCCATTCCTGCTGAGGGCATTGCCGGATACATGCCTGTCGGCATCCCTGCAGGGATGCTGGTAGTCATTCCCGTGGGCATACCTGCTGGCATTCCTGAAGGCATTGCTGATGCTGTGGAAACGCTTAATCCCTGAGCCTCAAAGCCCGATGGGGTGTCGAGAACCAGATAGGCATTCCTTGCCGTTTTATCGCCCAGGTTTTTGACCATGACAGTTATCCTGCCCTTTGCCCCACCGACGAGGTTCTCACCTTCCACCTTTAAAACTTCAAGCCTGACCGGCTTCTCCTCGATGTAGATTTTTATCGGGATTGTCTGGGATTCCATTACGTATTCGAGCTCGTACTTCTGATTGAGCAACTTGTAAGTGTAATACCTCGTTCCGTTGCCTGTGAGGTTGTAGTAATCGGGATTATACATGGGGTAATGCACTACGCCCGTGATACTCTCGTTTTTGATTGCTATGATGTCTTGAGATGGTAAGACTGTGGAAAAAGAGTCAAATGATTCGAGGTCGTTAATTCTGTAGTAAGTAACCTCAAGGCTAAGCTCGTATTCTCCCGCCTTCGCACTGTCGGAAATGCTGATTAGAAAGTTCAGGTTGACCGGATACATTGGTTGCAGAGCCGGAATGCGCTGCTCCGGAGTTTTCACCTTCACGTATTCGTTCCCCTCAAGCGAAATTTGAACGTCGTAGGCTGTGAACAGCATTTCTTCTCTGCCATTGAAAAATCCTGCCTCTTTCTGGTCATCGTATTTAATCTCCTCGTTCCAAGCGTCATTGAAAATTACAAGAACCAGATTCTTTTCGTCTCCCCTCTCAAAAAAGCTTGAGCCGTAAATGTATGCAACGATTTCCGGTTTTTTCTCGTAGTCCAGAGCCTGTGCTGTGGCTGTAATAAGCAGCAATGCCGCAATAACCATCACGAACCATCTCATTGTCTCACCTGTCGTAGTCCCAGATACGAAAGATTATATATACCTTTCGCTGTAGGTTCACTGATGCTCGTTGAAGTGCTCAAAAGCTTTGGTCTGAGCGAGTATGAGGCTAAAG
The nucleotide sequence above comes from Archaeoglobus fulgidus DSM 4304. Encoded proteins:
- a CDS encoding hydrophobe/amphiphile efflux-3 (HAE3) family transporter, with protein sequence MFAELLDRVARFIARRPGFVISIISIILILSAFSAQNVGLTSGTESMFSKDNVIYRQYKLYQKDFGVGADQLFVLIKGDDVVNSEVYQYLLDLQKRIEEIEGVSSVVSPASIVSSLYGGLPSDESKISIATSLYASDLVPKPTLAMMIIQLGTADDTKQEEIAIEVEKVISFTNPPHGLVLQLTGGPALSYQIEREIGKSFGITMMVSIILMVLLLFLTFSGAVRKKYTAFLPLVISVMSVTVVYGLMPILGIPLSEHTNGALPMLIGLAIEYGAQLQNRYEEERREGRDVDDAVVISITRTGLAIVMALITTVIGFMSMLAPGMPAMAQFGIISSLGLIVAYLLTLTFLPAVLKLIDHWNDAKEQKREEEKSVGTLERSLSAISTLTATRPVGILVAASIIVLFGLYAAPQIGLETNYNKYVPQDLTAMQRFKEIERLVGGQATYTLVLEVDELNAETLKEIDELSKYIVEKEELIYDYSSITKLISEVRKAYGFEGLPESDAELMQILSALPQEEVSRYISGGQIAVHFSSNADSQDEYISTHKSIVRDVEFFGWSGGYYVTGGPVIYGEMGRLMTSGQTTMTVVAYALIIMLLLAVYRSIRKAVVPLIAITSVIGAMNTIMFLTGTKQTMISIALNSITLGLGIDFSIHVLERYFEERAAFSPVEAVRRTIERTGKAITTSALTMAGGFGSLMFSTFPIMQNFGFIALVAILFSLLAALTVVPAFLMLTEGIEARISAAINNIKNTT
- a CDS encoding COG1361 S-layer family protein, giving the protein MDEYVELDPVRIGVKVNPKMEFEVVGQPSIAAGEEKVVTFVIKNVGEFEVRDATARITIVDPFSSTDDSAFIGDLKPGEAANATFKISVDGDATPKLYALNLEVKYKDAEGEWAYSEPAKAIINVTPAKPPYMLYAVIAIIVIAAIAVYLKRR
- a CDS encoding COG1361 S-layer family protein; this encodes MRWFVMVIAALLLITATAQALDYEKKPEIVAYIYGSSFFERGDEKNLVLVIFNDAWNEEIKYDDQKEAGFFNGREEMLFTAYDVQISLEGNEYVKVKTPEQRIPALQPMYPVNLNFLISISDSAKAGEYELSLEVTYYRINDLESFDSFSTVLPSQDIIAIKNESITGVVHYPMYNPDYYNLTGNGTRYYTYKLLNQKYELEYVMESQTIPIKIYIEEKPVRLEVLKVEGENLVGGAKGRITVMVKNLGDKTARNAYLVLDTPSGFEAQGLSVSTASAMPSGMPAGMPTGMTTSIPAGMPTGMYPAMPSAGMATTVSSAKAAYYVGDLKPGDAANATFYLKINVKDGGTYPLQIKAVYLDEFGKLTESDSTTFGVEVRDAPEITVKSTESRVYVNAKGEVEVTLLSDTDLKDASVRISASSPLSVLSSEYYVGEIKAGEEFKAVFKLKASSEANRHLSGGHNLGLQING